One region of Bacterioplanoides sp. SCSIO 12839 genomic DNA includes:
- the holB gene encoding DNA polymerase III subunit delta', whose translation MISGVASESSSQLLPWQQPIWQDLVRRQQQSGLPHALMFTGIAGIGKHELSLRVAHWLLCQNSSGQADGLTESCGHCHSCQLWQAGSHPDFMVCQPEDNSRQIRIDSIRKVNEFLAQTPQISRCQVVVIRPVEVMNTNAANALLKTLEEPAGESFLLLEAERFGSVLPTIRSRCQRIQLLAPSAEQAQQWLQASGVSPDQASQALRYNPQAPLQAQLWLEHNLGEQQQQWLDLFGQWTQGRAPLDKVVAAYTKMELDDVIHWYAGVLADALKLTLSVAEDQLLHGGWLAQLLNACGDGATLNKTKLITLQRNVQEIQGGLLSGAAHHNKQLLNESLLLQWRALLQ comes from the coding sequence ATGATATCTGGGGTTGCATCCGAGTCGTCGTCACAGCTTTTGCCCTGGCAACAACCGATTTGGCAGGATTTGGTCCGGCGCCAGCAGCAATCCGGTTTACCTCATGCGTTGATGTTTACCGGCATTGCCGGTATTGGCAAACACGAGTTGTCTTTGCGGGTGGCTCACTGGTTGCTGTGTCAGAACTCTTCGGGTCAGGCCGATGGGCTAACTGAATCCTGTGGTCACTGCCACTCATGCCAGCTTTGGCAAGCGGGAAGTCATCCGGATTTTATGGTGTGCCAGCCAGAAGATAACAGCCGCCAGATTCGTATCGATAGCATTCGTAAGGTGAATGAGTTTCTGGCGCAAACGCCACAAATCAGTCGTTGTCAGGTGGTGGTGATTCGCCCGGTAGAGGTAATGAACACGAATGCGGCTAACGCTCTTTTAAAAACGCTGGAAGAACCCGCGGGCGAGAGCTTCTTATTACTGGAGGCTGAGCGCTTTGGTTCGGTGTTGCCCACCATTCGTAGTCGTTGTCAGCGTATTCAATTGCTAGCACCGAGTGCCGAGCAGGCTCAGCAATGGCTGCAGGCGTCAGGGGTTTCACCCGATCAGGCGTCACAGGCGTTGCGTTACAACCCGCAAGCACCGTTGCAGGCGCAACTCTGGCTGGAACACAACCTGGGCGAGCAACAACAGCAGTGGCTGGATCTGTTTGGCCAATGGACACAGGGCCGTGCACCTTTAGATAAAGTAGTGGCGGCGTATACCAAAATGGAGCTGGATGATGTGATTCACTGGTACGCCGGTGTTCTGGCTGATGCGTTGAAATTGACGTTGTCTGTGGCAGAAGATCAGCTGCTTCATGGTGGTTGGTTAGCACAGTTGCTTAACGCCTGTGGTGACGGTGCTACCCTCAACAAAACAAAGCTGATAACCTTGCAACGCAATGTTCAGGAAATACAGGGCGGTTTGTTATCCGGTGCCGCCCACCACAATAAGCAGCTGTTGAATGAGTCTCTGTTGTTGCAGTGGCGAGCACTGCTGCAGTGA
- a CDS encoding PilZ domain-containing protein, whose amino-acid sequence MNPMGGRSGILSLTIKDKSVLYAAYMPFITDGGLFIPTNKQYQLGDEVFMLLKLMDEPEKIPVAGKVVWVTPKGAQGNKVAGIGVQFTGDDNIARNKIETFLAGALKSDRVTHTM is encoded by the coding sequence ATGAATCCGATGGGTGGTCGCAGTGGTATTTTATCGCTGACAATCAAAGATAAATCTGTGTTGTATGCTGCGTATATGCCGTTTATTACTGACGGTGGATTGTTTATCCCAACCAATAAACAATATCAGCTGGGCGATGAAGTATTTATGTTGTTAAAGCTGATGGATGAGCCTGAAAAAATCCCGGTTGCGGGCAAGGTGGTATGGGTGACACCGAAAGGTGCTCAAGGCAATAAGGTTGCTGGTATTGGTGTCCAGTTTACCGGTGATGACAATATTGCTCGTAATAAAATTGAGACCTTCCTGGCTGGCGCGTTAAAGTCCGATCGGGTAACGCATACGATGTAA
- a CDS encoding aminotransferase class V-fold PLP-dependent enzyme, producing the protein MTHSSANNNQTGSGNNETNGNQFDWRAEFPVNDECMYLNHAAVAPWPESARKAVANFAAENVAMGASHYPEWMQVEKSLKRNLEQLIDAPKGSVALVKNTSEALSFVAYGLEWQAGDVVVISDQEFPSNRIVWESLQNQGVKVVEVALPYSDPEAELLAAIAQKPKLVSISAVQYASGLRLDINRIGQACRDNGVLFCIDAIQAVGAQAFSVQENLCDFAMADGHKWMLGPEGLGLFYVRAEIMDQLQVREFGWHMVEDMGNYNAREWQLASDARRFECGSPNLLASYALEASTGLLLKAGLPQVEYAISERVQYLKQGLAELEANFVNPLLDERPSGILTFHFWGADSQKLYQALMKTGVICANRGGGVRFSPHFHTTQDALDDALEAVEEMLPFCQS; encoded by the coding sequence ATGACGCATTCCAGTGCTAACAACAATCAAACCGGGAGTGGAAACAATGAAACCAACGGCAACCAATTCGATTGGCGCGCGGAGTTCCCGGTTAACGACGAATGCATGTACCTGAATCATGCCGCGGTTGCTCCCTGGCCAGAGTCTGCCCGCAAAGCAGTGGCTAATTTTGCCGCTGAGAACGTTGCCATGGGCGCATCTCATTACCCCGAATGGATGCAGGTTGAGAAGTCACTGAAGCGTAATCTTGAACAATTAATCGATGCGCCCAAAGGCAGCGTGGCATTGGTCAAAAACACCTCTGAAGCCCTTTCCTTTGTTGCTTATGGCCTGGAGTGGCAAGCCGGTGATGTGGTAGTGATTTCTGATCAGGAATTTCCCAGCAACCGCATCGTCTGGGAATCGTTACAAAACCAGGGCGTAAAGGTAGTTGAAGTGGCACTGCCCTACTCAGACCCAGAGGCCGAGTTATTGGCGGCCATTGCGCAAAAGCCCAAGCTGGTGTCCATCAGTGCAGTGCAATACGCCAGTGGCTTACGCCTGGATATCAATCGCATTGGTCAGGCCTGTCGTGATAACGGCGTGCTGTTTTGTATTGATGCCATTCAAGCGGTTGGCGCACAAGCTTTTTCGGTGCAGGAGAATTTGTGTGATTTTGCCATGGCCGACGGCCATAAATGGATGCTGGGTCCAGAAGGCCTGGGGCTCTTTTATGTGCGTGCAGAGATTATGGACCAACTACAAGTGCGTGAATTCGGCTGGCATATGGTTGAAGACATGGGCAACTACAATGCCCGAGAGTGGCAATTAGCCAGCGACGCCCGTCGTTTTGAATGTGGTAGCCCCAACCTGCTGGCCAGCTACGCGCTGGAAGCCAGCACGGGCTTGTTATTAAAAGCTGGCTTACCCCAAGTGGAATACGCCATTAGTGAACGTGTTCAATATCTGAAACAAGGCCTGGCTGAACTGGAAGCCAATTTTGTTAACCCACTGCTGGACGAGCGTCCCAGTGGCATTCTGACCTTCCACTTTTGGGGAGCCGACAGCCAGAAGCTGTATCAGGCCTTGATGAAAACCGGAGTGATTTGCGCTAATCGCGGCGGAGGCGTTCGCTTCTCACCTCACTTCCACACCACTCAGGATGCGCTCGACGACGCACTGGAAGCAGTGGAAGAAATGCTACCGTTTTGCCAGAGCTAA
- a CDS encoding insulinase family protein produces the protein MSDQNCSGTSHPAFRLIDSTVVESLNLTVHHFEHQKTGAVHYHLESDHDEKAFLVALRTMPHDSTGVAHILEHTALCGSEKFPVRDPFFMMTRRSLNTFMNAMTSSDWTAYPFASQNLKDFNNLLDVYLDAVFFSRLDPLDFAQEGHRVEFSEEGNKASPLEYKGVVFNEMKGAMSSPVSQLWQGISSYLFPTTTYHYNSGGEPADITDLSYDELLAFYKTHYHPSNAIFMTFGDLDVSDLQQKIDGQALSRFERQEKQWRVAPEKRYPAPIAVEQAYGVDGDDLSAKTHHVMGWLLGDSTDLDAQLEANLLSQILLDNSASPLRRALEQTDLGGSPSPLCGLEDSNREMSFMCGIEGSEPEQAQALETLVLDTLQQVAEHGVERSMIDAALHQLELHQREIGGDHYPYGLQLIFNAIPAATHYGDPVSLLNLDPALERLKQKAAADNFVQDAVQRLLLNNRHRVRFTLKPDAQLNEEALRLEQQRLQDHLLSLNEADKDNIVEQTQALKERQAQQDDPGVLPQVTLDDVKPELSHVSPTAEHSANEQLPVSEYQTGTNGILYQQLLLDLPTLSREQLTWLPFFSHAWTEVGAGNNDYLAQQQKQTALVGSLSAYASIKGQVDDCNQLQSYLVMTGKALANNADAFSALNRETWQQARFDEDKRLLDLLTHATSRKQQGITGSGHALAMSLAASPISLAANVANELGGMPQALRLKQRLEQARQNPALIGEALAGLYQQLSDPQQALLVHDENHAPAHLSSVADQWTSVSASTAGAFKWQMPEQEAARYWMVDSQVNFCSLALPTVTLDHEDAAPLAVLGGILRNGFLHTAIREQGGAYGAGASQDSALGCFKFFSYRDPRVEGTFADFRQSIDWLLQQPANEDLVEQAVLGIIGSMDRPGSPAGEAKQAFHLDKTGRTRMIRQQFRERMLRVNWDDVVRVTEQYLKNQTGYSAVIAPKGTQAIAETLGLQTAEF, from the coding sequence ATGTCTGATCAAAACTGTTCTGGTACAAGTCATCCGGCCTTTCGTCTGATTGATTCGACGGTGGTTGAGTCTCTGAATCTGACCGTTCATCATTTTGAACATCAGAAGACCGGTGCAGTGCATTATCACCTCGAGTCTGATCATGATGAAAAGGCATTTTTAGTAGCCTTGCGCACCATGCCACATGATTCAACCGGTGTAGCACATATTCTCGAACACACGGCCTTGTGCGGCAGCGAAAAATTCCCGGTACGCGATCCGTTTTTTATGATGACACGGCGCTCGCTGAACACCTTTATGAACGCCATGACCAGCTCTGACTGGACGGCTTATCCGTTTGCTTCACAAAACCTTAAAGACTTTAACAACCTGCTGGATGTGTATCTGGATGCGGTGTTTTTCTCGCGCTTAGATCCACTGGATTTTGCTCAGGAAGGTCATCGGGTTGAATTCAGCGAAGAAGGCAATAAAGCATCGCCGCTGGAATACAAAGGTGTTGTGTTTAACGAAATGAAAGGCGCGATGTCGTCACCGGTCAGCCAGTTGTGGCAGGGCATTTCCAGCTATTTATTCCCAACCACCACCTATCACTACAACAGTGGTGGTGAGCCAGCAGATATTACCGATCTCAGTTATGACGAGTTGCTGGCGTTTTATAAAACCCATTACCACCCATCTAATGCCATCTTTATGACCTTTGGTGATCTGGATGTGTCGGATCTGCAACAAAAGATCGATGGACAAGCGTTGTCTCGCTTTGAGCGCCAGGAAAAACAATGGCGTGTTGCCCCTGAGAAGCGCTATCCGGCACCCATTGCCGTCGAGCAGGCCTATGGGGTAGACGGCGATGACTTGTCTGCAAAAACCCACCATGTGATGGGTTGGTTGCTGGGCGATTCCACCGATCTGGATGCTCAGTTAGAGGCCAACCTGCTCAGTCAGATTTTATTGGATAACAGTGCGTCACCCTTGCGCCGAGCGCTGGAGCAAACCGATTTGGGCGGCTCGCCTTCACCTTTGTGTGGTCTGGAAGATTCCAACCGTGAAATGAGCTTTATGTGTGGCATCGAGGGTAGCGAACCAGAGCAAGCACAAGCGCTGGAAACTCTGGTGCTCGATACGTTACAACAGGTTGCTGAACATGGTGTGGAGCGCTCAATGATTGATGCCGCCTTGCATCAGCTGGAGCTGCATCAGCGTGAAATTGGTGGTGACCATTATCCTTATGGATTACAGCTGATCTTTAACGCCATTCCGGCGGCAACCCACTACGGTGATCCGGTCAGCCTGCTGAATCTGGATCCGGCATTGGAGCGTCTGAAACAAAAAGCAGCTGCCGATAACTTTGTTCAGGACGCAGTACAGCGTTTATTACTGAATAACCGCCACCGGGTTCGTTTTACTTTGAAGCCGGATGCCCAGTTAAACGAAGAGGCCCTGCGTCTTGAGCAACAACGGCTGCAGGATCACTTGTTGTCACTGAATGAAGCCGATAAAGACAATATTGTTGAACAAACTCAGGCATTAAAAGAGCGTCAGGCGCAGCAGGATGATCCGGGTGTTTTACCTCAGGTGACATTGGATGATGTTAAGCCAGAATTAAGCCATGTTTCACCAACCGCTGAGCACTCAGCTAATGAACAGCTGCCGGTCAGTGAATATCAGACCGGTACCAATGGTATTTTGTATCAGCAATTATTGCTCGATTTGCCAACTTTAAGCCGAGAGCAATTAACCTGGTTGCCGTTTTTCAGTCATGCCTGGACCGAAGTGGGCGCAGGTAATAACGACTACCTGGCTCAGCAGCAAAAACAAACCGCGCTGGTGGGCAGTTTGTCGGCTTATGCTTCAATCAAAGGTCAGGTAGACGATTGCAACCAGTTGCAAAGCTACCTGGTGATGACAGGCAAAGCGCTGGCAAACAACGCCGATGCCTTTAGTGCTCTGAATCGTGAAACCTGGCAACAGGCACGCTTTGATGAAGACAAGCGTTTGCTGGATTTATTAACCCACGCGACGTCTCGTAAACAGCAAGGCATTACCGGCTCTGGTCATGCATTAGCCATGTCGCTGGCAGCATCACCGATCAGTCTGGCAGCTAATGTTGCCAATGAATTGGGTGGCATGCCGCAGGCCTTGCGCCTGAAGCAGCGTTTGGAGCAGGCTCGGCAAAATCCGGCCTTGATCGGTGAGGCATTGGCAGGCTTGTATCAGCAATTATCCGATCCACAGCAAGCCTTGCTGGTGCACGATGAAAACCACGCTCCGGCACACTTGAGCAGTGTTGCAGATCAGTGGACGTCGGTATCGGCAAGTACCGCAGGTGCCTTTAAATGGCAAATGCCAGAGCAGGAAGCCGCGCGTTATTGGATGGTCGACTCGCAAGTGAATTTCTGTTCTCTGGCTCTGCCGACGGTCACTCTGGATCATGAAGATGCGGCACCGCTGGCCGTATTAGGGGGCATTTTACGCAATGGCTTCTTGCATACTGCTATTCGTGAACAGGGTGGCGCTTACGGTGCCGGTGCTTCGCAAGATTCGGCGCTGGGTTGCTTTAAATTTTTCTCCTATCGCGACCCGCGGGTTGAAGGCACCTTTGCTGATTTCCGCCAGTCGATTGATTGGCTGTTGCAACAGCCTGCGAATGAAGATCTGGTTGAGCAGGCTGTGTTGGGGATTATTGGCAGTATGGATCGTCCTGGCTCGCCAGCGGGTGAAGCCAAGCAGGCATTTCATCTGGATAAAACCGGACGCACCCGCATGATTCGTCAGCAATTCCGCGAGCGTATGCTGCGGGTTAATTGGGATGATGTGGTTCGGGTGACTGAGCAATATCTGAAAAATCAGACCGGCTATTCGGCGGTTATTGCACCCAAAGGCACACAAGCGATTGCTGAAACACTGGGTTTGCAGACGGCTGAATTCTGA
- a CDS encoding DUF3450 domain-containing protein, which translates to MPPLFFMLILSMETAMPMQVFNRKTLCFASFIISLMALPSFSVAETLSASEKAIASADAAGRASQKKVEGLDDESQRLLNEYRQLKAETDQLRLYNEQMSRIVANQEQELSSLDRQISEIERTEQGVLPLMLRMLDNLESFVELDTPFLPNERESRVALLKDMMSRADVTTSEKFRRVLEAYQVEVDYGRNIEAYRGQLNNVAYDFLRIGRVALYRLSNDGTEAWIWDRNTRDWNTLDAAYQQDLRKALKVAQQTAAPELLTLPMPIVQSGVTAQ; encoded by the coding sequence ATGCCGCCTCTGTTTTTTATGCTGATTTTATCGATGGAAACCGCTATGCCAATGCAGGTTTTTAACCGCAAAACACTCTGTTTTGCCTCTTTTATTATCTCTTTGATGGCGCTGCCATCCTTTTCTGTTGCTGAAACCTTGTCTGCAAGTGAAAAAGCGATTGCCAGTGCTGATGCTGCAGGTCGTGCCAGCCAGAAAAAAGTGGAAGGCCTGGATGATGAATCTCAGCGTCTGTTGAACGAATACCGCCAGCTCAAAGCGGAAACAGATCAGCTGCGGTTATACAACGAGCAAATGAGCCGCATTGTCGCCAATCAGGAACAAGAGCTGTCGTCACTTGATCGACAAATCAGTGAAATTGAACGCACAGAGCAGGGTGTGCTGCCATTGATGTTACGCATGCTGGATAACCTGGAAAGTTTTGTTGAACTGGATACACCGTTTTTGCCGAATGAGCGTGAATCCCGGGTTGCGCTATTAAAAGACATGATGTCGCGTGCGGACGTCACCACCTCGGAAAAATTTCGTCGCGTGTTGGAGGCTTATCAGGTCGAAGTGGATTACGGTCGCAATATTGAAGCCTATCGTGGTCAGCTGAATAACGTCGCTTACGATTTCCTGCGTATTGGCCGCGTGGCCTTGTATCGTTTGAGCAATGATGGCACAGAGGCGTGGATCTGGGATCGTAATACGCGTGATTGGAATACCCTGGATGCGGCTTATCAACAGGATTTGCGCAAAGCATTAAAAGTAGCGCAACAAACGGCTGCGCCTGAGTTATTAACCCTGCCCATGCCGATTGTGCAATCCGGCGTAACGGCTCAATAA
- a CDS encoding MotA/TolQ/ExbB proton channel family protein, which produces MNTVKKLIVSFSLLLVASVSLADSQQEELNALLNNASAYQAAEKKINAAREAAFKKDVATQKALLAKARAELKQQQTRAEQLKNTFDNNEIKLTDKEEELRLRVGNLGEMFGVVRQVATDLQTVLSDSLTSVQVSERKADLEKLAEAKELPNIAELEDLWFTLQQEMTLNGQIVSFDASVIDAQGQATQQIITRVGVFNAINESGYLTYDSELQQLGVLGRQPAVAGFIEGYLNNTSGVAPFALDPSRGALVNLTLENPDLIERVKQGGEVGFIIIALGIIGLLLAVWRLAALFSVSQSVKKQQQQLDQPENTNPLGRVLMAYGELPDNIEAEVLEAKMDEAVLRELPALERGQSIIKLFAGIAPLLGLLGTVTGMIATFQAITNFGTGDPKLMASGISQALITTVLGLVAAIPLLLAHNGVASQSKRLIQLLDEQSAGLMAQRLEKEAKKVQ; this is translated from the coding sequence ATGAATACGGTAAAAAAATTAATTGTGTCTTTTTCTTTGCTGTTGGTTGCCAGCGTTTCCCTGGCTGATTCTCAACAAGAAGAGTTAAACGCCTTACTGAATAATGCCAGTGCGTATCAGGCGGCAGAAAAGAAAATTAACGCAGCGCGTGAAGCGGCCTTCAAAAAAGATGTCGCCACACAAAAAGCCTTATTGGCAAAAGCACGTGCTGAACTGAAACAACAACAAACCCGTGCTGAGCAATTAAAAAATACGTTTGATAACAACGAAATAAAATTAACCGATAAAGAAGAAGAACTGCGCTTACGCGTGGGTAATTTAGGCGAAATGTTTGGAGTGGTGCGCCAGGTCGCAACGGACTTGCAAACGGTATTATCGGATAGTTTAACCTCGGTGCAGGTTAGCGAGCGCAAAGCGGATCTGGAAAAACTGGCAGAAGCTAAAGAGTTACCAAACATCGCTGAGTTGGAAGATTTATGGTTCACCTTGCAGCAGGAAATGACGCTGAATGGACAAATTGTTTCGTTCGATGCCAGCGTGATCGATGCGCAAGGCCAAGCGACACAGCAAATCATTACTCGTGTTGGTGTATTTAATGCCATTAACGAATCAGGTTATCTGACTTACGACAGTGAACTGCAACAGTTGGGTGTATTAGGTCGTCAGCCAGCGGTTGCTGGCTTTATTGAAGGTTATCTAAATAATACATCGGGTGTTGCACCGTTCGCGTTAGATCCAAGCCGGGGTGCATTGGTTAATCTGACTTTAGAAAATCCAGATTTAATCGAGCGCGTGAAGCAGGGCGGTGAAGTTGGCTTTATTATTATTGCACTCGGCATTATTGGTTTATTGCTGGCTGTTTGGCGTTTGGCTGCACTTTTCAGTGTTTCTCAAAGTGTTAAAAAACAACAGCAACAGTTGGATCAACCAGAGAATACTAATCCACTGGGCCGTGTGTTGATGGCTTATGGCGAGCTGCCGGATAATATTGAAGCAGAAGTGCTGGAAGCCAAAATGGATGAAGCGGTGTTGCGTGAATTGCCAGCACTAGAGCGCGGGCAATCGATTATTAAATTATTTGCCGGTATTGCTCCCCTGTTGGGCTTGCTGGGTACGGTAACCGGCATGATTGCAACGTTCCAGGCCATTACCAACTTTGGTACAGGTGACCCTAAGTTAATGGCATCGGGTATTTCTCAGGCATTAATCACAACCGTTCTGGGCTTGGTTGCCGCGATTCCATTATTGCTGGCGCACAATGGTGTTGCTTCTCAAAGTAAACGTTTGATTCAGCTGCTGGACGAACAGTCTGCCGGGCTGATGGCGCAACGCTTAGAAAAAGAAGCTAAAAAGGTCCAGTAA
- a CDS encoding MotA/TolQ/ExbB proton channel family protein encodes MFASSNINGPLQWLSDFMAQGGPVLYGILLLSVLLWALILERLWFFYIDMPKQNKKLAETWQQRRDHNSWTARKIRSAMISRQHQSANAFLSTVGMLIGICPLMGLLGTVWGMVNVFDVLAITGTGNARAMAHGISQATIPTMAGLVVALTGLYFRTRFKRLSERGIHQLAEQLPTD; translated from the coding sequence ATGTTTGCAAGCAGCAATATAAATGGCCCGTTGCAATGGCTGTCCGATTTTATGGCCCAGGGCGGCCCGGTGCTGTATGGCATTCTGCTGCTGAGTGTTTTGCTGTGGGCGCTGATTCTTGAACGGCTTTGGTTTTTCTATATTGATATGCCAAAACAAAACAAGAAGCTTGCTGAAACCTGGCAGCAACGCCGTGATCACAACAGCTGGACGGCGCGTAAAATCCGCAGTGCGATGATCAGTCGCCAACATCAGTCAGCCAATGCTTTTCTATCGACAGTGGGCATGTTGATTGGTATTTGTCCCTTAATGGGATTACTTGGCACTGTGTGGGGAATGGTGAATGTTTTTGATGTGCTTGCGATCACCGGCACCGGTAACGCCCGTGCTATGGCACATGGTATTTCTCAGGCAACCATTCCGACCATGGCTGGTTTGGTAGTCGCGCTGACAGGGCTGTATTTTCGTACCCGCTTTAAACGTTTAAGTGAACGCGGCATTCATCAGCTGGCTGAACAGCTGCCAACAGATTAA
- a CDS encoding biopolymer transporter ExbD, with translation MARRHTDNDADGNDIDITPMLDIVFIMLIFFIVTTSFVKESGVSVNRPSAQTAEEKKGSNILVAIRANGEIWIDRRAIDVRAVRPNIERMKAENPEGAVIIQADEFSPTGLLVKVMDQIRLAGIHDISISAEAVD, from the coding sequence ATGGCTCGACGTCATACTGACAATGATGCAGACGGAAACGATATCGATATTACACCGATGCTGGATATTGTTTTTATCATGCTGATCTTTTTTATCGTGACGACTTCTTTTGTCAAAGAAAGTGGTGTGTCAGTTAATCGCCCAAGTGCGCAAACGGCCGAAGAGAAAAAGGGCAGTAATATTCTGGTGGCAATTCGCGCTAATGGTGAGATCTGGATTGATCGTCGTGCCATTGATGTGCGTGCTGTACGCCCGAATATTGAACGCATGAAAGCCGAGAACCCGGAAGGTGCGGTGATTATTCAGGCGGATGAGTTTTCGCCAACGGGTTTATTAGTGAAAGTCATGGATCAGATTCGTCTGGCGGGCATACACGATATCTCGATTTCAGCCGAGGCGGTCGATTAA
- a CDS encoding energy transducer TonB, whose protein sequence is MRLLFAFFAAGGVSLALFFAMYSMVSGTADLKKERTESTFLDFVRAKQDTKTQLKERRKKEPPKPKKPQLPKTSVNQQNVNMQKLPFTMPDVQTDLELSNQSFLGDAAVGMGFGDSDVIPLVRQNPVYPEKAKRRKIEGYVTARLQINADGTVDDVEIIDAQPRGVFEREARRALFKYKFKPRLQDGQPVPQVATQTLEFKLSGR, encoded by the coding sequence ATGCGGCTGCTATTTGCTTTTTTTGCTGCCGGTGGTGTAAGCCTGGCGTTGTTTTTTGCCATGTACAGCATGGTGTCGGGTACAGCTGACCTGAAAAAAGAACGCACTGAATCCACTTTTCTTGATTTTGTTCGTGCTAAGCAAGATACAAAAACACAGTTAAAAGAACGACGCAAAAAAGAACCGCCAAAACCAAAGAAACCACAACTGCCAAAAACGTCCGTCAATCAGCAGAATGTAAACATGCAGAAATTGCCGTTTACCATGCCCGATGTTCAGACCGATCTTGAGTTGAGTAATCAATCCTTCCTGGGGGACGCAGCCGTTGGTATGGGGTTTGGAGACAGTGATGTCATTCCGCTGGTTCGTCAGAATCCGGTTTACCCTGAAAAAGCCAAACGCCGAAAAATTGAAGGTTATGTGACAGCTCGCCTGCAGATTAATGCTGATGGTACCGTTGATGATGTCGAAATTATTGATGCTCAGCCGCGCGGTGTGTTCGAGCGTGAAGCGCGCCGTGCTTTGTTTAAATACAAATTTAAACCGCGTCTTCAGGATGGCCAGCCGGTGCCTCAGGTCGCAACTCAAACCCTCGAATTTAAGTTGAGTGGTCGCTAA
- a CDS encoding lysophospholipid acyltransferase family protein: protein MKVNHHIPFQTAMLKPQYWGAWLVVFFMWLISFLPLRVKHALGNVLGTLLYLTMKGRTKIGRKNLSACFPEKTPDEIETLLKENMQQMAIGALECTHAWWADMRPYISKANIIGIENLLEPLSRGQGVLMMGGHFAAIDFNLPLVVNELTEEKRLGYMYRPHDNPVIDRMIVNGRNRENARGFSKDQVKDLIKWIKDGQVAWYACDQNFSKASTLFAPFFGVQAANLAMPTLIARRSNAVVVFLRMHRLKDGVFEIEVSKPLENFGDDPQQDCEMWNQELEKAVRMHPSQYFWVHKRFKKRPPGEPKFY from the coding sequence ATGAAAGTCAATCATCACATTCCATTCCAGACAGCCATGCTAAAACCCCAATACTGGGGAGCATGGCTCGTCGTCTTTTTTATGTGGCTTATTTCGTTTCTCCCCCTTCGTGTCAAACATGCCCTCGGCAACGTGCTGGGGACACTGCTATACCTCACAATGAAGGGTCGTACTAAGATTGGCCGCAAAAATCTCAGCGCGTGTTTTCCGGAGAAAACACCTGACGAAATCGAAACATTATTGAAAGAAAACATGCAACAAATGGCGATTGGCGCTTTGGAATGTACCCACGCCTGGTGGGCCGATATGCGCCCTTATATCTCCAAAGCCAACATTATCGGCATTGAAAATTTGCTTGAACCTCTCAGTCGCGGCCAGGGCGTGTTAATGATGGGCGGGCATTTCGCCGCTATTGATTTTAATCTGCCACTGGTCGTCAATGAGCTGACCGAAGAGAAACGTCTTGGTTACATGTATCGCCCCCATGACAACCCGGTGATTGATCGTATGATTGTGAATGGCCGTAACCGTGAAAATGCGCGTGGCTTCAGCAAGGATCAAGTTAAAGACCTGATCAAATGGATCAAAGATGGCCAGGTTGCCTGGTATGCCTGTGATCAGAATTTCAGCAAAGCATCGACATTATTTGCTCCATTCTTTGGTGTCCAGGCGGCCAACCTTGCCATGCCAACCTTGATTGCACGACGTAGTAACGCCGTGGTTGTATTTCTACGCATGCACCGTCTGAAAGATGGCGTCTTTGAAATTGAGGTCAGCAAACCTCTGGAGAATTTTGGCGACGACCCACAACAAGACTGCGAAATGTGGAACCAGGAATTAGAAAAAGCAGTACGAATGCACCCATCACAATATTTCTGGGTGCATAAACGTTTTAAGAAACGTCCGCCAGGTGAGCCTAAGTTTTATTAA